The following proteins are encoded in a genomic region of Arachis stenosperma cultivar V10309 chromosome 4, arast.V10309.gnm1.PFL2, whole genome shotgun sequence:
- the LOC130976556 gene encoding uncharacterized protein LOC130976556, whose protein sequence is MMRIGVYLDTILVPLSLFITIGYHAYLCHSIKNKPSRTTFGLNKLRRTSWGLNLNQGDDKKNMLTVQSMRNTLMEAIFIASITILINMALAALSNNAYSARHSVFTSKFFGSKSDNIITLKYGSASLCLVLSFLFSSMAIGFLIDANFLMNTHGEFLSWNYTQTILERGFTFALIGSRFFCVSVPLMLWMLGPVTVFLASLGLVCLLHEFDFVSKVSNLAINNVSI, encoded by the exons ATGATGAGAATAGGTGTTTATTTGGACACCATATTGGTTCCTTTGAGCCTCTTCATAACAATAGGGTACCATGCCTATCTCTGCCATAGCATCAAGAACAAACCTTCACGTACAACTTTTGGACTAAATAAACTTAGGAGGACTTCTTGGGGTCTCAACTTAAACCAg GGTGATGATAAGAAGAACATGCTAACAGTACAAAGCATGAGAAACACTCTAATGGAAGCCATATTCATAGCTTCCATAACCATTCTAATAAACATGGCTTTGGCAGCTCTAAGCAACAATGCCTATAGTGCAAGGCACTCAGTCTTCACCAGCAAATTCTTTGGTTCAAAATCAGACAATATCATAACACTAAAATATGGCTCAGCATCACTATGCCTTGTTCTTAGCTTCTTATTCAGCTCAATGGCCATAGGGTTCTTAATTGATGCAAATTTTCTTATGAACACTCATGGAGAATTTTTGTCTTGGAATTACACACAAACAATTCTAGAAAGAGGGTTCACATTCGCTCTAATTGGGAGTAGATTTTTTTGTGTTAGTGTTCCTTTGATGCTGTGGATGCTTGGTCCTGTCACAGTGTTCTTAGCTTCATTGGGATTGGTTTGTTTGTTGCATGAGTTTGATTTTGTTAGTAAAGTCTCCAACTTAGCCATAAACAATGTATCAATATAA